A single region of the Podospora pseudopauciseta strain CBS 411.78 chromosome 1, whole genome shotgun sequence genome encodes:
- the FCR1 gene encoding Fluconazole resistance protein 1 (COG:S; EggNog:ENOG503P7SJ), whose protein sequence is MDGLPTPPNEDFLGHKRHHTISKSVKAVHRTSKRTSYHGHPPSPVHDTHSSHSGDARHKRVWKACERCRMKKTKCDGEFPCKRCKDDGLVCTAGVRKKTEYKQLPRGYAEVLENTQFALIATVHKLYAMVRNHQTWDLGEPDLNDRGQPVIHNIASKLGCIRPSGDMDLPPHAVFPEDEAGLTELARQLEEQQRREAMAAPLSSNGNTTSIPHSHHSRQNTIDSRIDDRASSSSPELDHSDFETSMDNYRKATFGTTTGATSAITMSPASLSYHDFDMSGCPTPSVDGRFPPHTTQSPTSAGSIPTSLNWLNAARTSSTAVMDALEFTSQPAAHYGGYTLDMDMLNQNLLESAFGVGSGVGMKGLACAANPDVTLLGGMGDTMMYGGVYGGDDGLRM, encoded by the exons ATGGACGGCttaccaacaccacccaacgAGGACTTCCTCGGTCACAAGAGACACCACACCATCTCCAAGTCAGTCAAGGCCGTTCACAGGACATCAAAACGCACCAGCTATCACGGCCACCCGCCTTCGCCTGTCCATGACACCCACTCATCACACAGCGGAGATGCCAGACATAAGAGAGTGTGGAAGGCCTGCGAGAGGTGCAGAATGAAGAAGACCAAG TGCGACGGAGAGTTCCCCTGCAAGAGGTGTAAGGACGACGGCCTTGTCTGCACAGCTGGAGTTCGCAAGAAGACTGAGTACAAGCAACTACCGCGCGGTTACGCAGAGGTGCTCGAGAACACGCAGTTTGCCCTCATTGCTACGGTACACAAGCTTTATGCTATGGTCCGAAACCACCAGACATGGGATCTCGGCGAGCCAGATCTCAACGACAGAGGCCAGCCGGTGATTCACAATATTGCGTCCAAACTGGGGTGTATACGACCCAGCGGGGACATGGACCTGCCTCCTCATGCTGTTTTCCCCGAAGACGAAGCCGGCCTCACGGAACTTGCCAGACAACTAGAGGAGCAACAGAGGAGAGAAGCCATGGCCGCCCCATTATCCAGCAACGGCAACACCACTTCCATCCCCCACAGCCACCACAGTAGACAAAACACGATCGACTCGCGAATCGACGACCGGGCCAGCTCGTCCTCCCCCGAACTCGACCACTCGGACTTTGAGACTAGCATGGACAACTACCGAAAAGCGACCTTTGGCACCACCACGGGAGCAACCTCAGCGATCACCATGTCACCCGCCAGTCTGTCCTATCACGACTTTGACATGTCCGGCTGCCCTACGCCTTCGGTGGACGGCAGGTTCCCACCGCACACGACGCAGTCACCTACCTCGGCGGGGAGCATTCCCACCAGTCTGAACTGGCTCAACGCGGCAAGGACTTCTTCTACGGCTGTGATGGACGCGCTGGAGTTTACCTCGCAGCCTGCGGCGCACTACGGGGGGTATACGTTGGACATGGACATGCTTAATCAGAATCTGCTAGAGTCCGCGTTTGGAGTTGGAAGTGGGGTGGGGATGAAGGGGTTGGCTTGTGCGGCGAATCCGGATGTCACGCTTTTGGGGGGAATGGGGGACACGATGATGTACGGGGGGGTGtatgggggggatgatgggttgaGGATGTGA